The following coding sequences lie in one Hippoglossus hippoglossus isolate fHipHip1 chromosome 14, fHipHip1.pri, whole genome shotgun sequence genomic window:
- the LOC117774390 gene encoding proline-rich protein 7, whose product MGMSQGTYTFLACFSGFWLVWALVVMLCCFCSFLQRRLKRRREERLREQCLRTAEMEPLSCQPAGYRPPPPPQPPPPLQLPREPPQFCPPHTLSPPLPLPVPHPLPQATWVSMPDADMLGKPPCYEVAVLMEDPPPPYSEVLADPRGGTYLKPAPLRAAPPPVREHQDPAPVFMSETSKLPVVTVFPGRGYSSLIRLPSSQRWDSLGHLLSNMDLNHNNLTPPAARSLQDAAAMATMPRREPRTQHDGLGIRGGIQGLQGGIPGFQGEFQGLQGVHRLRGLESSCGLPTAFPLLGRSTAV is encoded by the exons ATGGGGATGTCGCAGGGCACCTACACCTTCCTGGCCTGTTTCTCCGGCTTCTGGTTGGTCTGGGCCCTCGTGGTCatgctctgctgcttctgcagcttcctgcagcgGCGGCTGAAGCGGCGCCGTGAGGAGCGTCTCCGGGAGCAGTGTCTACGGACTGCAGAGATGGAGCCGCTCAGCTGTCAACCTGCAGGATACCGGCCTCCTCCACCgccgcagccgccgccgccgctgcagcTGCCCAGAGAGCCGCCGCAGTTCTGTCCTCCTCACACCCTGTCGCCGCCACTTCCTCTGCCGGTTCCTCATCCACTGCCACAAGCCACCTGGGTCAGCATGCCAG ACGCTGATATGCTTGGGAAGCCTCCCTGCTACGAGGTGGCCGTCCTGATGGAGGATCCTCCTCCGCCCTACAGTGAGGTCTTGGCCGACCCACGTGGGGGCACCTACCTGAAACCCGCCCCGCTTCGCGCAGCGCCACCACCTGTCAGGGAACACCAGGATCCCGCTCCTGTGTTCATGTCTGAGACCAGCAAGCTTCCTGTGGTGACTGTGTTCCCTGGTCGAGGCTACTCCTCCCTGATACGCCTGCCTTCATCGCAGCGCTGGGACTCCCTGGGTCACCTCCTGTCCAACATGGACTTGAACCACAACAACCTCACGCCGCCGGCGGCGCGCTCCCTGCAGGATGCCGCCGCTATGGCAACCATGCCCCGCCGTGAGCCCAGGACTCAGCATGATGGACTTGGGATCAGAGGCGGAATACAAGGACTTCAAGGGGGGATACCGGGATTCCAAGGAGAGTTCCAGGGGCTTCAGGGGGTCCACAGACTGAGGGGCCTGGAGTCCAGCTGTGGCCTTCCTACAGCCTTCCCCCTGCTGGGTCGGAGCACGGCGGTTTAG